One Cucumis sativus cultivar 9930 chromosome 1, Cucumber_9930_V3, whole genome shotgun sequence DNA segment encodes these proteins:
- the LOC101206276 gene encoding syndetin isoform X1, producing the protein MQPNLFPFGSALGNPLAFDGDLSEGFETPRFLFFVPFLLLQGGGMDLSKVGEKILSSVRSARSLGLLPTTSDRPEVPARAVAAAAVARALAGLPPHQRFSLSSSSEELSSIYGSRNHGHEVEELEEVFYEEEFDPVRHVLEHVPSEENDLEYLEKQATKRLAQLDKVAERLSRHVMEHHEVMVKGMHLVRELEKDLKIANVICRNGKRHLNSSMLEVSRDLIVNSNSKKKQALLDMLPVLSELRHAVDMQSMLEVLVEEGNYYKAFQVLSEYLQLLDSFSELSVIQEMSRGVEIWLGRTLQKLDSLLIEVCQEFKEEAYLTVVDAYALIGDVSGLAEKIQSFFMQEVISETHSALKDVVQQDQDVHIQNSRLTYSDLCFRIPESKFRLCLLKTLAVLFTLMCSYYQILSFQLDTKDSIEQTPSMKHQEDKYDVKLGDSEESTINVSSMGAAGITNSIYMDEGDFNRESRTDSSAASTSGSPWYHLRKDGIHFVSQTLQRGRKNLWQLTTSRVSVLLSSAAVCSTSIHQFLKNYEDLNVFTLAGEAFCGVEAVEFRQKLKIVCENYYVGFHKQSMHALKMVMEKENWLTLPPDTVQVVSFAGLVGDGAPLFVTSEGNSSNGKVPRSDKSTSSISTGMDRSGFLQWLKSGNPFLLKLMHTYKEGTPNGTHYGEVDGSVGGSSHRSNVSPTKFTDNLSNGANTVSEDEDEDLLADFIDEDSQLPSRISKPKLSRNHCSNHSSDHITAQTGSSLCLLRSMDKYARLMQKLEIVNVEFFKGMCQLFEVFFYFVYETFGQLSTTSGGKGFPDSLNYKLKTALSRAAQDCEQWIRPHSSSPSASSSTFSFNEVTPSPPGSSLGYLHGTSFGLKERSAGADSLSLVARIMHRSKAHIQSMLLQTNVAVIEDFYANLLDAVPYLIEHIHKNTARLLLHVSGYVDRIANAKWEVKELGLEHNGYVDLLLGEFKHYKTRLAHSGVRKEVQDLLLEYGLDIVAETLIEGISRIKRCSDEGRALMSLDFQVLINGLQHFVSANVKPKLQMVETFIKAYYLPETEYVHWARSHPEYSKSQVIGLVNMVASMKGWKRKTRLEILEKIE; encoded by the exons ATGCAGCCAAACCTGTTTCCATTTGGCAGTGCTCTCGGAAACCCTTTGGCGTTCGATGGTGATTTGAGCGAAGGATTCGAGACTCCCAGGTTTCTCTTCTTTGTTCCCTTTTTATTGCTGCAAGGAGGTGGAATGGACTTGTCCAAGGTTGGGGAGAAGATTTTGAGCTCCGTCAGGTCAGCTAGATCGCTTGGACTTCTTCCTACCACTTCTGATCGACCGGAG GTTCCGGCACGTGCTGTGGCTGCAGCAGCTGTCGCCCGTGCGCTTGCGGGATTGCCTCCGCACCAGAGATTTAGTCTCTCATCTAGCTCGGAAGAACTGAGCTCAATATATGGCAGTAGAAATCATGGCCACGAAGTAGAGGAACTAGAGGAAGTTTTCTATGAAGAG GAATTTGACCCGGTTAGGCATGTATTAGAGCATGTTCCATCAGAAGAAAATGATCTCGAATATTTGGAGAAACAG GCTACTAAGAGATTAGCTCAACTTGATAAAGTGGCTGAACGTTTATCTCGCCATGTAATGGAGCATCATGAAGTGATGG TGAAGGGGATGCATTTGGTCAGGGAGTTGgagaaagatttgaaaattgcGAATGTCATCTGCAGG AATGGGAAGAGACACCTAAATTCGTCAATGCTTGAAGTGTCCAGAGATCTTATTGTAAACTCTAACTCCAAGAAGAAACAAGCACTTCTG GATATGCTTCCAGTTTTGAGTGAGCTTCGTCATGCTGTGGACATGCAATCAATGCTTGAGGTCCTTGTTGAAGAGGGAAATTATTATAAG GCTTTTCAGGTCTTATCTGAGTATTTGCAGCTATTAGATAGTTTTTCAGAGCTTTCAGTAATTCAAGAGATGAGTCGTGGTGTTGAG aTTTGGCTTGGAAGAACCCTGCAAAAGTTGGATTCGCTTTTGATAGAAGTCTGCCAGGAGTTCAAGGAGGAGGCATATTTAACC GTGGTTGATGCCTATGCTCTAATAGGGGATGTCTCTGGTCTTGCCGAAAAGATACAAAGCTTCTTTATGCAGGAAGTTATATCAGAAACCCATTCTGCCTTGAAAGACGTTGTGCAACAG GATCAGGATGTACATATACAGAATAGTAG GCTTACATACAGTGATCTATGCTTTCGGATACCTGAATCGAAGTTTAGGCTATGTTTACTAAAAACGCTAGCTGTCTTATTTACTTTGATGTGCTCATATTATCAAATCTTGAGCTTCCAACTGGATACCAAG gATTCAATTGAACAAACTCCTAGCATGAAGCATCAAGAAGATAAATATGACGTTAAGTTAGGAGATTCTGAGGAATCAACAATCAATGTCTCTTCAATGGGGGCAGCAGGAATTACAAATTCTATTTACATGGATGAGGGTGATTTCAATAGGGAGTCCCGGACAGACAGCAGTGCAGCATCAACCAGTGGTTCTCCCTGGTATCATCTGAGAAAAGATGGCATACATTTTGTTTCCCAAACCCTACAAAGAGGCCGTAAGAACCTTTGGCAACTAACTACTAGTCGTGTGTCAGtacttctttcttctgctGCTGTTTGTTCGACGAGCATTCATCAATTCTTGAAAAACTACGAAGATCTCAATGTCTTCACATTGGCTGGAGAAGCCTTCTGTGGAGTTGAAGCAGTTGAATTTAGGCAAAAGTTAAAGATTGTATGTGAAAACTATTATGTTGGTTTCCATAAGCAGAGTATGCAC GCTCTAAAGATGGTTATGGAAAAAGAGAATTGGCTTACACTGCCACCAGATACAGTTCAAGTTGTTAGTTTTGCTGGACTTGTTGGTGATGGGGCACCTTTGTTTGTTACATCTGAGGGTAACTCGTCTAATGGCAAGGTCCCACGTTCAGATAAGTCAACAAGCTCAATCAGTACAGGCATGGATAGAAGTGGTTTTTTGCAGTGGCTCAAAAGTGGAAATCCATTTTTACTTAAACTAATGCATACTTATAAGGAAGGCACACCAAATGGTACCCATTATGGAGAAGTGGATGGAAGTGTAGGTGGAAGTTCTCATAGAAGTAATGTCTCTCCAACTAAGTTTACAGATAATCTTTCAAATGGTGCTAATACTGTTtctgaagatgaagatgaagatctTTTAGCTGACTTTATTGATGAAGATAGTCAACTTCCAAGCAGAATTTCGAAACCCAAACTTTCACGGAACCACTGTTCTAACCATAGTAGTGATCATATTACAGCACAAACAGGATCATCTCTATGCCTTCTAAG GTCCATGGACAAATATGCAAGGCTTATGCAGAAACTAGAAATAGTGAATGTTGAGTTTTTCAAG GGAATGTGCCAGTTGTTTGAAGTGTTCTTCTATTTTGTATATGAGACTTTTGGCCAGCTTAGCACCACTTCCGGTGGAAAAGGCTTTCCGGACTCCCTCAATT ATAAGTTGAAGACAGCTTTGTCACGAGCTGCACAGGATTGTGAGCAGTGGATAAGACCCCATTCATCTTCCCCATCAGCTTCaagttcaacattttctttcaacgAAGTTACACCAAGCCCTCCTGGCAGTAGCTTAGGTTACTTGCATGGAACATCTTTTGGTCTCAAG GAAAGGAGTGCAGGTGCTGACTCATTATCACTTGTGGCAAGAATAATGCATAGGTCTAAAGCTCATATTCAGTCCATGCTTCTGCAAACTAATGTAGCTGTAATTGAAGACTTCTATGCAAATCTg TTGGATGCCGTCCCATATCTCATCGAGCACATTCATAAAAATACTGCAAGACTGCTTCTTCATGTCAGCGG TTATGTTGATCGGATAGCCAATGCAAAATGGGAAGTAAAAGAGCTTGGACTAGAGCATAATGG GTATGTTGACTTGCTATTGGGAGAATTCAAGCATTATAAAACAAGGCTGGCTCATAGTGGAGTTCGTAAGGAG GTACAAGACCTTCTCTTGGAGTATGGACTGGATATTGTTGCAGAAACTCTTATTGAAGGTATATCACGAATAAAGAGATGTTCAGATGAAGGACGTGCTCTCATGTCATTGGATTTTCAG gtGTTAATCAATGGCTTGCAACATTTTGTTTCAGCGAACGTGAAGCCTAAGTTACAAATGGTCGAGACCTTCATTAag GCGTACTAC
- the LOC101206276 gene encoding syndetin isoform X2 yields the protein MEKQVPARAVAAAAVARALAGLPPHQRFSLSSSSEELSSIYGSRNHGHEVEELEEVFYEEEFDPVRHVLEHVPSEENDLEYLEKQATKRLAQLDKVAERLSRHVMEHHEVMVKGMHLVRELEKDLKIANVICRNGKRHLNSSMLEVSRDLIVNSNSKKKQALLDMLPVLSELRHAVDMQSMLEVLVEEGNYYKAFQVLSEYLQLLDSFSELSVIQEMSRGVEIWLGRTLQKLDSLLIEVCQEFKEEAYLTVVDAYALIGDVSGLAEKIQSFFMQEVISETHSALKDVVQQDQDVHIQNSRLTYSDLCFRIPESKFRLCLLKTLAVLFTLMCSYYQILSFQLDTKDSIEQTPSMKHQEDKYDVKLGDSEESTINVSSMGAAGITNSIYMDEGDFNRESRTDSSAASTSGSPWYHLRKDGIHFVSQTLQRGRKNLWQLTTSRVSVLLSSAAVCSTSIHQFLKNYEDLNVFTLAGEAFCGVEAVEFRQKLKIVCENYYVGFHKQSMHALKMVMEKENWLTLPPDTVQVVSFAGLVGDGAPLFVTSEGNSSNGKVPRSDKSTSSISTGMDRSGFLQWLKSGNPFLLKLMHTYKEGTPNGTHYGEVDGSVGGSSHRSNVSPTKFTDNLSNGANTVSEDEDEDLLADFIDEDSQLPSRISKPKLSRNHCSNHSSDHITAQTGSSLCLLRSMDKYARLMQKLEIVNVEFFKGMCQLFEVFFYFVYETFGQLSTTSGGKGFPDSLNYKLKTALSRAAQDCEQWIRPHSSSPSASSSTFSFNEVTPSPPGSSLGYLHGTSFGLKERSAGADSLSLVARIMHRSKAHIQSMLLQTNVAVIEDFYANLLDAVPYLIEHIHKNTARLLLHVSGYVDRIANAKWEVKELGLEHNGYVDLLLGEFKHYKTRLAHSGVRKEVQDLLLEYGLDIVAETLIEGISRIKRCSDEGRALMSLDFQVLINGLQHFVSANVKPKLQMVETFIKAYYLPETEYVHWARSHPEYSKSQVIGLVNMVASMKGWKRKTRLEILEKIE from the exons ATGGAGAAACAG GTTCCGGCACGTGCTGTGGCTGCAGCAGCTGTCGCCCGTGCGCTTGCGGGATTGCCTCCGCACCAGAGATTTAGTCTCTCATCTAGCTCGGAAGAACTGAGCTCAATATATGGCAGTAGAAATCATGGCCACGAAGTAGAGGAACTAGAGGAAGTTTTCTATGAAGAG GAATTTGACCCGGTTAGGCATGTATTAGAGCATGTTCCATCAGAAGAAAATGATCTCGAATATTTGGAGAAACAG GCTACTAAGAGATTAGCTCAACTTGATAAAGTGGCTGAACGTTTATCTCGCCATGTAATGGAGCATCATGAAGTGATGG TGAAGGGGATGCATTTGGTCAGGGAGTTGgagaaagatttgaaaattgcGAATGTCATCTGCAGG AATGGGAAGAGACACCTAAATTCGTCAATGCTTGAAGTGTCCAGAGATCTTATTGTAAACTCTAACTCCAAGAAGAAACAAGCACTTCTG GATATGCTTCCAGTTTTGAGTGAGCTTCGTCATGCTGTGGACATGCAATCAATGCTTGAGGTCCTTGTTGAAGAGGGAAATTATTATAAG GCTTTTCAGGTCTTATCTGAGTATTTGCAGCTATTAGATAGTTTTTCAGAGCTTTCAGTAATTCAAGAGATGAGTCGTGGTGTTGAG aTTTGGCTTGGAAGAACCCTGCAAAAGTTGGATTCGCTTTTGATAGAAGTCTGCCAGGAGTTCAAGGAGGAGGCATATTTAACC GTGGTTGATGCCTATGCTCTAATAGGGGATGTCTCTGGTCTTGCCGAAAAGATACAAAGCTTCTTTATGCAGGAAGTTATATCAGAAACCCATTCTGCCTTGAAAGACGTTGTGCAACAG GATCAGGATGTACATATACAGAATAGTAG GCTTACATACAGTGATCTATGCTTTCGGATACCTGAATCGAAGTTTAGGCTATGTTTACTAAAAACGCTAGCTGTCTTATTTACTTTGATGTGCTCATATTATCAAATCTTGAGCTTCCAACTGGATACCAAG gATTCAATTGAACAAACTCCTAGCATGAAGCATCAAGAAGATAAATATGACGTTAAGTTAGGAGATTCTGAGGAATCAACAATCAATGTCTCTTCAATGGGGGCAGCAGGAATTACAAATTCTATTTACATGGATGAGGGTGATTTCAATAGGGAGTCCCGGACAGACAGCAGTGCAGCATCAACCAGTGGTTCTCCCTGGTATCATCTGAGAAAAGATGGCATACATTTTGTTTCCCAAACCCTACAAAGAGGCCGTAAGAACCTTTGGCAACTAACTACTAGTCGTGTGTCAGtacttctttcttctgctGCTGTTTGTTCGACGAGCATTCATCAATTCTTGAAAAACTACGAAGATCTCAATGTCTTCACATTGGCTGGAGAAGCCTTCTGTGGAGTTGAAGCAGTTGAATTTAGGCAAAAGTTAAAGATTGTATGTGAAAACTATTATGTTGGTTTCCATAAGCAGAGTATGCAC GCTCTAAAGATGGTTATGGAAAAAGAGAATTGGCTTACACTGCCACCAGATACAGTTCAAGTTGTTAGTTTTGCTGGACTTGTTGGTGATGGGGCACCTTTGTTTGTTACATCTGAGGGTAACTCGTCTAATGGCAAGGTCCCACGTTCAGATAAGTCAACAAGCTCAATCAGTACAGGCATGGATAGAAGTGGTTTTTTGCAGTGGCTCAAAAGTGGAAATCCATTTTTACTTAAACTAATGCATACTTATAAGGAAGGCACACCAAATGGTACCCATTATGGAGAAGTGGATGGAAGTGTAGGTGGAAGTTCTCATAGAAGTAATGTCTCTCCAACTAAGTTTACAGATAATCTTTCAAATGGTGCTAATACTGTTtctgaagatgaagatgaagatctTTTAGCTGACTTTATTGATGAAGATAGTCAACTTCCAAGCAGAATTTCGAAACCCAAACTTTCACGGAACCACTGTTCTAACCATAGTAGTGATCATATTACAGCACAAACAGGATCATCTCTATGCCTTCTAAG GTCCATGGACAAATATGCAAGGCTTATGCAGAAACTAGAAATAGTGAATGTTGAGTTTTTCAAG GGAATGTGCCAGTTGTTTGAAGTGTTCTTCTATTTTGTATATGAGACTTTTGGCCAGCTTAGCACCACTTCCGGTGGAAAAGGCTTTCCGGACTCCCTCAATT ATAAGTTGAAGACAGCTTTGTCACGAGCTGCACAGGATTGTGAGCAGTGGATAAGACCCCATTCATCTTCCCCATCAGCTTCaagttcaacattttctttcaacgAAGTTACACCAAGCCCTCCTGGCAGTAGCTTAGGTTACTTGCATGGAACATCTTTTGGTCTCAAG GAAAGGAGTGCAGGTGCTGACTCATTATCACTTGTGGCAAGAATAATGCATAGGTCTAAAGCTCATATTCAGTCCATGCTTCTGCAAACTAATGTAGCTGTAATTGAAGACTTCTATGCAAATCTg TTGGATGCCGTCCCATATCTCATCGAGCACATTCATAAAAATACTGCAAGACTGCTTCTTCATGTCAGCGG TTATGTTGATCGGATAGCCAATGCAAAATGGGAAGTAAAAGAGCTTGGACTAGAGCATAATGG GTATGTTGACTTGCTATTGGGAGAATTCAAGCATTATAAAACAAGGCTGGCTCATAGTGGAGTTCGTAAGGAG GTACAAGACCTTCTCTTGGAGTATGGACTGGATATTGTTGCAGAAACTCTTATTGAAGGTATATCACGAATAAAGAGATGTTCAGATGAAGGACGTGCTCTCATGTCATTGGATTTTCAG gtGTTAATCAATGGCTTGCAACATTTTGTTTCAGCGAACGTGAAGCCTAAGTTACAAATGGTCGAGACCTTCATTAag GCGTACTAC
- the LOC101206276 gene encoding syndetin isoform X3, translated as MKRCYLLLLLSFTWDHLQEFDPVRHVLEHVPSEENDLEYLEKQATKRLAQLDKVAERLSRHVMEHHEVMVKGMHLVRELEKDLKIANVICRNGKRHLNSSMLEVSRDLIVNSNSKKKQALLDMLPVLSELRHAVDMQSMLEVLVEEGNYYKAFQVLSEYLQLLDSFSELSVIQEMSRGVEIWLGRTLQKLDSLLIEVCQEFKEEAYLTVVDAYALIGDVSGLAEKIQSFFMQEVISETHSALKDVVQQDQDVHIQNSRLTYSDLCFRIPESKFRLCLLKTLAVLFTLMCSYYQILSFQLDTKDSIEQTPSMKHQEDKYDVKLGDSEESTINVSSMGAAGITNSIYMDEGDFNRESRTDSSAASTSGSPWYHLRKDGIHFVSQTLQRGRKNLWQLTTSRVSVLLSSAAVCSTSIHQFLKNYEDLNVFTLAGEAFCGVEAVEFRQKLKIVCENYYVGFHKQSMHALKMVMEKENWLTLPPDTVQVVSFAGLVGDGAPLFVTSEGNSSNGKVPRSDKSTSSISTGMDRSGFLQWLKSGNPFLLKLMHTYKEGTPNGTHYGEVDGSVGGSSHRSNVSPTKFTDNLSNGANTVSEDEDEDLLADFIDEDSQLPSRISKPKLSRNHCSNHSSDHITAQTGSSLCLLRSMDKYARLMQKLEIVNVEFFKGMCQLFEVFFYFVYETFGQLSTTSGGKGFPDSLNYKLKTALSRAAQDCEQWIRPHSSSPSASSSTFSFNEVTPSPPGSSLGYLHGTSFGLKERSAGADSLSLVARIMHRSKAHIQSMLLQTNVAVIEDFYANLLDAVPYLIEHIHKNTARLLLHVSGYVDRIANAKWEVKELGLEHNGYVDLLLGEFKHYKTRLAHSGVRKEVQDLLLEYGLDIVAETLIEGISRIKRCSDEGRALMSLDFQVLINGLQHFVSANVKPKLQMVETFIKAYYLPETEYVHWARSHPEYSKSQVIGLVNMVASMKGWKRKTRLEILEKIE; from the exons ATGAAGAGGTGCTACTTGCTATTGTTACTATCATTTACTTGGGATCATTTACAG GAATTTGACCCGGTTAGGCATGTATTAGAGCATGTTCCATCAGAAGAAAATGATCTCGAATATTTGGAGAAACAG GCTACTAAGAGATTAGCTCAACTTGATAAAGTGGCTGAACGTTTATCTCGCCATGTAATGGAGCATCATGAAGTGATGG TGAAGGGGATGCATTTGGTCAGGGAGTTGgagaaagatttgaaaattgcGAATGTCATCTGCAGG AATGGGAAGAGACACCTAAATTCGTCAATGCTTGAAGTGTCCAGAGATCTTATTGTAAACTCTAACTCCAAGAAGAAACAAGCACTTCTG GATATGCTTCCAGTTTTGAGTGAGCTTCGTCATGCTGTGGACATGCAATCAATGCTTGAGGTCCTTGTTGAAGAGGGAAATTATTATAAG GCTTTTCAGGTCTTATCTGAGTATTTGCAGCTATTAGATAGTTTTTCAGAGCTTTCAGTAATTCAAGAGATGAGTCGTGGTGTTGAG aTTTGGCTTGGAAGAACCCTGCAAAAGTTGGATTCGCTTTTGATAGAAGTCTGCCAGGAGTTCAAGGAGGAGGCATATTTAACC GTGGTTGATGCCTATGCTCTAATAGGGGATGTCTCTGGTCTTGCCGAAAAGATACAAAGCTTCTTTATGCAGGAAGTTATATCAGAAACCCATTCTGCCTTGAAAGACGTTGTGCAACAG GATCAGGATGTACATATACAGAATAGTAG GCTTACATACAGTGATCTATGCTTTCGGATACCTGAATCGAAGTTTAGGCTATGTTTACTAAAAACGCTAGCTGTCTTATTTACTTTGATGTGCTCATATTATCAAATCTTGAGCTTCCAACTGGATACCAAG gATTCAATTGAACAAACTCCTAGCATGAAGCATCAAGAAGATAAATATGACGTTAAGTTAGGAGATTCTGAGGAATCAACAATCAATGTCTCTTCAATGGGGGCAGCAGGAATTACAAATTCTATTTACATGGATGAGGGTGATTTCAATAGGGAGTCCCGGACAGACAGCAGTGCAGCATCAACCAGTGGTTCTCCCTGGTATCATCTGAGAAAAGATGGCATACATTTTGTTTCCCAAACCCTACAAAGAGGCCGTAAGAACCTTTGGCAACTAACTACTAGTCGTGTGTCAGtacttctttcttctgctGCTGTTTGTTCGACGAGCATTCATCAATTCTTGAAAAACTACGAAGATCTCAATGTCTTCACATTGGCTGGAGAAGCCTTCTGTGGAGTTGAAGCAGTTGAATTTAGGCAAAAGTTAAAGATTGTATGTGAAAACTATTATGTTGGTTTCCATAAGCAGAGTATGCAC GCTCTAAAGATGGTTATGGAAAAAGAGAATTGGCTTACACTGCCACCAGATACAGTTCAAGTTGTTAGTTTTGCTGGACTTGTTGGTGATGGGGCACCTTTGTTTGTTACATCTGAGGGTAACTCGTCTAATGGCAAGGTCCCACGTTCAGATAAGTCAACAAGCTCAATCAGTACAGGCATGGATAGAAGTGGTTTTTTGCAGTGGCTCAAAAGTGGAAATCCATTTTTACTTAAACTAATGCATACTTATAAGGAAGGCACACCAAATGGTACCCATTATGGAGAAGTGGATGGAAGTGTAGGTGGAAGTTCTCATAGAAGTAATGTCTCTCCAACTAAGTTTACAGATAATCTTTCAAATGGTGCTAATACTGTTtctgaagatgaagatgaagatctTTTAGCTGACTTTATTGATGAAGATAGTCAACTTCCAAGCAGAATTTCGAAACCCAAACTTTCACGGAACCACTGTTCTAACCATAGTAGTGATCATATTACAGCACAAACAGGATCATCTCTATGCCTTCTAAG GTCCATGGACAAATATGCAAGGCTTATGCAGAAACTAGAAATAGTGAATGTTGAGTTTTTCAAG GGAATGTGCCAGTTGTTTGAAGTGTTCTTCTATTTTGTATATGAGACTTTTGGCCAGCTTAGCACCACTTCCGGTGGAAAAGGCTTTCCGGACTCCCTCAATT ATAAGTTGAAGACAGCTTTGTCACGAGCTGCACAGGATTGTGAGCAGTGGATAAGACCCCATTCATCTTCCCCATCAGCTTCaagttcaacattttctttcaacgAAGTTACACCAAGCCCTCCTGGCAGTAGCTTAGGTTACTTGCATGGAACATCTTTTGGTCTCAAG GAAAGGAGTGCAGGTGCTGACTCATTATCACTTGTGGCAAGAATAATGCATAGGTCTAAAGCTCATATTCAGTCCATGCTTCTGCAAACTAATGTAGCTGTAATTGAAGACTTCTATGCAAATCTg TTGGATGCCGTCCCATATCTCATCGAGCACATTCATAAAAATACTGCAAGACTGCTTCTTCATGTCAGCGG TTATGTTGATCGGATAGCCAATGCAAAATGGGAAGTAAAAGAGCTTGGACTAGAGCATAATGG GTATGTTGACTTGCTATTGGGAGAATTCAAGCATTATAAAACAAGGCTGGCTCATAGTGGAGTTCGTAAGGAG GTACAAGACCTTCTCTTGGAGTATGGACTGGATATTGTTGCAGAAACTCTTATTGAAGGTATATCACGAATAAAGAGATGTTCAGATGAAGGACGTGCTCTCATGTCATTGGATTTTCAG gtGTTAATCAATGGCTTGCAACATTTTGTTTCAGCGAACGTGAAGCCTAAGTTACAAATGGTCGAGACCTTCATTAag GCGTACTAC